The Mycobacterium paragordonae genome includes a region encoding these proteins:
- a CDS encoding spore photoproduct lyase family protein: MTALAKTSNAVESPTLWTPSRVLVTRSAAEQPHGANIVTRCEAAGVADIEILKGDRLPPLRADNDRASYALAKRTLAVVIAPPSKRRLQPIPPSADWRIDLAEGCPAHCQYCYLAGSLSGPPITRVYANLPEILAGMDDHVGRGTITSASAARADEGTTFEASCYTDPLAIEHLTGSLSATIAHVGTHDWPAPVGLRFTTKFDDVAPLLTLPHHGATRVRVSVNADDVAGRFEGGTARLPRRIGALRALASAGYRVGLTIAPIMPIPGWRDGYGRLLRDVADAVADIPDLDLTVECITHRFTAGSRDVLLGWYPRTKLEMDESARTRKFGKFGSAKYVYPKETMAELRSWFEAELTATLPAARTLYWT; the protein is encoded by the coding sequence ATGACAGCTCTGGCGAAAACATCGAATGCGGTTGAATCACCGACACTTTGGACACCGTCGCGGGTGTTGGTCACCCGCTCGGCAGCCGAACAGCCACATGGCGCAAACATTGTGACGCGCTGCGAAGCTGCCGGAGTCGCCGACATCGAGATCCTCAAAGGCGACCGGCTCCCGCCGCTGCGTGCCGACAACGACCGCGCGTCCTACGCACTGGCCAAGCGCACCCTCGCCGTCGTGATCGCGCCGCCGAGCAAGCGCCGGCTGCAGCCGATTCCGCCCAGCGCCGACTGGCGGATCGATCTCGCCGAAGGCTGCCCCGCCCACTGCCAGTACTGCTACCTCGCCGGCTCGCTGTCCGGGCCGCCCATCACCCGCGTGTATGCGAACCTGCCCGAGATCTTGGCGGGGATGGACGACCATGTCGGCCGTGGCACCATCACCTCGGCATCGGCCGCGCGGGCCGACGAGGGCACCACCTTCGAGGCCTCCTGCTACACCGATCCGCTGGCCATCGAGCATCTGACCGGCTCGCTGTCCGCCACGATCGCCCACGTCGGCACCCATGACTGGCCCGCGCCGGTCGGGCTGCGCTTCACCACCAAGTTCGACGACGTCGCACCGCTACTCACATTGCCCCACCACGGCGCCACCCGGGTGCGGGTCTCGGTGAACGCCGACGACGTCGCCGGCCGGTTCGAGGGCGGCACCGCGCGGCTGCCACGGCGCATCGGCGCGTTGCGCGCGCTGGCGTCAGCCGGATACCGGGTCGGCCTGACCATTGCCCCGATCATGCCGATTCCGGGGTGGCGAGACGGCTACGGACGCCTGCTGCGGGACGTCGCCGACGCGGTGGCCGACATACCCGACCTCGACCTCACCGTGGAATGCATCACCCACCGCTTCACCGCAGGCAGCCGCGACGTGTTGCTGGGCTGGTATCCGCGGACCAAGCTCGAGATGGACGAATCCGCGCGGACCCGTAAATTCGGCAAGTTCGGGTCGGCGAAGTACGTCTACCCCAAAGAGACCATGGCCGAGCTGCGGTCCTGGTTCGAGGCCGAACTCACCGCGACGCTGCCTGCGGCCCGCACCCTCTACTGGACCTGA
- the xerD gene encoding site-specific tyrosine recombinase XerD, with protein sequence MTAALTLDAQLQGYLDHLTIERGVAANTLSSYRRDLRRYSKHLEERGIHDLAKVGENDVSEFLVALRRGDPESGAVALSAVSAARALIAVRGLHRFAAAEGLAELDVARAVRPPTPGRRLPKSLTVDQVLALLEAAGGEDASDGPLTLRNRALLELLYSTGSRISEAVGLDVDDIDTHARSVLLRGKGGKQRLVPIGRPAVQALDAYLVRGRPDLARRGRGTPAIFLNARGGRLSRQSAWQVLQDAAERAGITSGVSPHMLRHSFATHLLEGGADVRVVQELLGHASVTTTQIYTLVTVHALREVWAGAHPRAT encoded by the coding sequence ATGACGGCGGCGTTGACGCTCGACGCCCAGCTGCAGGGCTACCTCGACCACTTGACGATCGAGCGCGGCGTGGCGGCCAACACCCTGAGCTCCTATCGCCGTGACCTGCGCCGCTACTCAAAACATCTGGAAGAACGCGGAATTCACGATCTGGCCAAGGTCGGTGAGAACGACGTCAGCGAGTTCCTGGTGGCACTGCGCCGCGGCGACCCCGAATCCGGTGCGGTGGCGCTGTCGGCGGTCTCGGCGGCGCGGGCGCTGATCGCGGTGCGCGGATTGCACCGGTTCGCCGCCGCCGAAGGGCTGGCCGAGCTGGACGTGGCGCGGGCGGTCAGGCCGCCCACGCCGGGCCGACGGTTGCCCAAGAGCCTGACCGTCGACCAGGTGCTGGCGCTGCTGGAGGCCGCCGGCGGCGAGGATGCCTCCGACGGTCCGCTGACGCTGCGCAACCGGGCCCTGCTGGAGCTGTTGTACTCGACCGGGTCGCGGATCTCGGAAGCCGTCGGGCTCGACGTCGACGACATCGACACCCATGCGCGGTCGGTGTTGCTGCGCGGCAAGGGCGGTAAGCAACGCCTGGTGCCCATCGGACGCCCCGCCGTCCAGGCGCTCGATGCCTACCTGGTCCGCGGCCGTCCGGACCTGGCCCGACGGGGCCGTGGCACGCCCGCGATCTTCCTCAATGCCCGGGGCGGTCGCCTGTCGCGCCAGAGCGCCTGGCAGGTGCTGCAGGACGCGGCCGAACGCGCCGGCATCACTTCGGGGGTGTCACCGCACATGCTGCGGCACTCCTTCGCCACGCACCTGCTGGAGGGCGGCGCCGACGTGCGGGTGGTGCAGGAGTTGCTGGGTCACGCCTCGGTGACCACCACGCAGATCTACACCCTGGTCACCGTGCACGCCCTGCGCGAGGTCTGGGCCGGCGCCCACCCGCGGGCCACCTAG
- a CDS encoding copper transporter, whose amino-acid sequence MISLRQHAISLAAVFLALAIGVVLGSGFFSDTVLSSLRNEKRDLAGQVNNLNDQRNQLNEKLSASNTFDAQVLGRIVHEALAGKTVVLFRTPDARDDDVAAVSKIVGQAGGSVTGTVSLTHEFVEANSGEKLRSVVNSSILPAGTQLSTKLVDQGSQAGDLLGIALLVNTNPQAPAVDDTARDTVLGALRETGFITYQPNSHLAGANAAIVVTGGAVPADAGNQGVTVARFAAALAPHGSGTVLAGRDGSAGGSAAVAVARADAGMAAAISTVDDVDVEPGRITAILALHDLAGGGHPGHYGIGHGATAVTVPQ is encoded by the coding sequence ATGATCTCGTTACGCCAACACGCCATCTCGCTGGCCGCCGTCTTCCTTGCGCTGGCCATCGGGGTGGTGCTGGGCTCCGGCTTCTTCTCCGACACCGTGTTGTCCAGCCTGCGTAATGAGAAGCGCGATCTGGCCGGTCAAGTCAACAATCTCAACGACCAGCGCAATCAGCTGAACGAGAAACTCAGTGCCTCAAACACTTTCGATGCGCAGGTGCTCGGCCGCATCGTGCACGAGGCATTGGCGGGCAAGACGGTGGTCCTGTTCCGCACCCCGGATGCCAGAGACGACGACGTGGCCGCGGTGTCCAAAATCGTCGGGCAGGCCGGCGGCTCGGTCACCGGCACGGTGTCACTGACGCACGAATTCGTCGAAGCCAACTCAGGCGAAAAACTACGCTCAGTGGTCAACTCCTCGATCCTGCCCGCCGGAACCCAGCTGAGCACCAAACTGGTCGACCAGGGTTCGCAGGCCGGTGATCTGCTCGGCATCGCCCTGCTGGTCAACACGAATCCTCAAGCACCGGCCGTCGACGACACCGCGCGCGACACCGTGCTGGGTGCCCTGCGCGAAACCGGCTTCATCACCTACCAGCCCAACAGCCACCTGGCGGGCGCCAACGCCGCCATCGTGGTCACCGGCGGCGCGGTGCCTGCGGACGCCGGCAACCAGGGGGTCACCGTGGCGCGATTCGCCGCCGCACTGGCACCCCACGGCTCCGGCACCGTGCTGGCCGGCCGCGACGGGTCGGCCGGCGGTAGCGCAGCGGTCGCGGTGGCCCGCGCCGATGCCGGCATGGCGGCCGCCATCAGCACCGTGGACGACGTCGACGTCGAACCCGGACGGATCACGGCGATCCTGGCCCTGCACGACCTGGCCGGCGGCGGACACCCCGGTCACTACGGCATCGGGCACGGGGCGACAGCAGTGACCGTTCCGCAATAG
- a CDS encoding NUDIX domain-containing protein, with the protein MAEHDFEKVSSETFYQGAIFALRRDEVRMPGGNIAKREVLEHYGAVAVVAMNEDGEIALVYQYRHTYRRRIWELPAGLLDDPDEAPYRTAERELEEEVGLHARTWQLLLDVNTAPGYSDESVRIYLATGLTDIGRPEAHDEEADMTMQWFPLDQAVAKALSGEIVNSIAIAGIFAAHAVATGIAVPRPLDTPWLDKPTAFAKRKASQ; encoded by the coding sequence GTGGCTGAGCACGATTTCGAGAAGGTATCGTCGGAAACCTTCTACCAGGGAGCGATTTTCGCGTTACGCCGGGACGAGGTCCGGATGCCGGGCGGCAACATCGCGAAGCGGGAGGTCCTCGAGCACTACGGTGCGGTGGCGGTGGTCGCGATGAACGAGGACGGCGAAATCGCACTGGTCTACCAGTATCGCCACACGTACCGGCGCCGGATATGGGAGTTGCCGGCGGGCCTGCTGGACGACCCGGACGAAGCGCCGTACCGCACCGCCGAACGCGAGCTCGAAGAGGAGGTCGGGCTGCACGCCCGCACCTGGCAGCTACTGCTGGATGTCAACACCGCCCCCGGTTACAGCGACGAGTCGGTGCGGATCTATCTGGCCACCGGACTCACTGACATCGGGCGGCCCGAGGCGCACGACGAAGAAGCCGACATGACGATGCAGTGGTTTCCTCTCGACCAGGCGGTAGCCAAGGCGCTCAGCGGAGAGATCGTCAATTCCATTGCGATAGCCGGTATTTTCGCTGCCCACGCGGTCGCCACCGGCATCGCCGTGCCGCGTCCGCTGGACACGCCGTGGCTCGACAAGCCGACCGCCTTCGCCAAGCGTAAGGCGTCGCAATGA
- a CDS encoding CTP synthase, with protein sequence MRKHSQIATKHLFVSGGVASSLGKGLTASSLGQLLTARGLHVTMQKLDPYLNVDPGTMNPFQHGEVFVTEDGAETDLDVGHYERFLDRDLSGSANVTTGQVYSTVIAKERRGEYLGDTVQVIPHITDEIRRRILAMAEPDASGHRPDVVITEIGGTVGDIESQPFLEAARQVRHYVGREDVFFLHVSLVPYLAPSGELKTKPTQHSVAALRSIGISPDALILRCDREVPEALKNKIALMCDVDIDGVISTPDAPSIYDIPKVLHREELDAFVVRRLNLPFRDVDWTEWDDLLRRVHEPHDTVRIALVGKYVELSDAYLSVSEALRAGGFKHRAKVEIVWVASDDCETPSGAAHTLGDVHAVLIPGGFGIRGIEGKIGAIRYARARGLPVLGLCLGLQCIVIEAARSVGLTEANSAEFEPDTPDPVISTMADQEQAVAGEADLGGTMRLGAYPAVLEPDSIVAQAYQATQVSERHRHRYEVNNSYRERIAASGLRFSGTSPDGHLVEFVEYPPDQHPFIVGTQAHPELKSRPTRPHPLFVAFVKAAIDYKAGELLPVEIPEIPEHHASNGNDRRDADGSAVGQSLAEPATRG encoded by the coding sequence TTGCGTAAGCATTCGCAAATCGCCACCAAGCACCTCTTCGTCAGCGGTGGGGTCGCTTCATCACTGGGCAAGGGGCTGACGGCGAGCAGCCTCGGCCAGTTGCTCACCGCACGCGGTTTGCACGTCACGATGCAGAAGCTCGACCCCTACCTGAACGTCGACCCCGGCACCATGAATCCGTTCCAGCACGGTGAGGTTTTCGTCACCGAGGACGGCGCCGAAACGGACCTCGACGTCGGCCACTACGAGCGCTTCCTCGACCGCGACCTGTCCGGGTCAGCCAATGTCACGACCGGACAGGTGTATTCGACGGTGATCGCCAAGGAGCGCCGGGGTGAGTATCTGGGCGACACCGTCCAGGTGATCCCGCACATCACCGACGAGATTAGGCGGCGCATCCTGGCGATGGCCGAACCGGACGCCAGCGGCCACCGTCCCGACGTCGTCATCACCGAGATCGGCGGCACTGTCGGCGATATCGAATCGCAGCCGTTCCTGGAGGCGGCGCGCCAGGTCCGCCACTACGTGGGTCGCGAGGACGTCTTCTTTCTGCACGTTTCGCTGGTGCCCTACCTGGCGCCGTCCGGCGAACTCAAGACCAAGCCCACCCAGCACTCGGTGGCTGCGCTGCGCAGCATCGGTATCAGCCCGGACGCGCTGATCCTGCGCTGCGATCGTGAGGTCCCCGAAGCGCTGAAGAACAAAATCGCGCTGATGTGCGACGTCGACATCGACGGCGTCATCTCCACTCCGGATGCGCCCTCGATCTACGACATCCCCAAGGTGTTGCATCGCGAGGAACTCGACGCCTTCGTGGTGCGCCGGCTCAACCTGCCGTTCCGCGACGTCGACTGGACCGAATGGGACGACCTGCTGCGCCGGGTGCACGAACCGCACGACACCGTGCGAATCGCGTTGGTGGGCAAGTATGTTGAGCTATCCGATGCCTACCTCTCAGTCAGTGAGGCGTTGCGCGCCGGCGGTTTCAAGCACCGGGCAAAGGTCGAAATCGTCTGGGTGGCATCGGATGACTGTGAGACCCCCAGTGGTGCTGCACACACGCTGGGCGACGTGCACGCGGTGCTGATCCCCGGCGGGTTCGGCATCCGCGGCATCGAGGGCAAGATCGGCGCCATCCGCTACGCGCGGGCGCGTGGGCTGCCCGTGCTGGGGCTGTGTCTCGGTCTGCAGTGCATCGTGATCGAAGCGGCCCGCTCGGTCGGCCTCACCGAGGCGAACTCCGCCGAGTTCGAACCGGACACACCGGATCCGGTCATCTCCACCATGGCCGACCAGGAACAGGCCGTCGCCGGCGAGGCGGATCTCGGCGGGACGATGCGGCTGGGCGCCTATCCGGCCGTCTTGGAGCCTGATTCCATTGTGGCCCAGGCATATCAAGCGACCCAGGTGTCCGAACGCCATCGGCACCGGTACGAGGTCAACAACTCCTACAGGGAGCGGATCGCCGCCAGCGGCCTGCGGTTCAGCGGGACGTCACCCGACGGGCACCTGGTCGAGTTCGTCGAATACCCGCCCGATCAGCACCCGTTCATCGTCGGAACCCAGGCGCACCCCGAGCTCAAGAGCCGGCCCACCCGGCCGCATCCGTTGTTCGTGGCCTTCGTCAAGGCGGCCATCGACTACAAGGCGGGTGAACTGCTGCCCGTCGAAATCCCCGAAATTCCGGAGCACCACGCTTCCAATGGCAACGACCGTCGCGACGCAGACGGCTCGGCGGTAGGGCAATCGCTAGCCGAACCCGCCACCCGTGGCTGA
- a CDS encoding O-methyltransferase produces the protein MDLKRRIPLLRWSVWRMATGARNITKTGQIGDGREAAAVDYVVKHARAGDIDDVLATIDKFAYEKSMLINVGDEKGRLLDAAVRRADPSLALELGTYVGYGALRIARAAPNAKVFSVELAEANAVNARRIWSHAGVADRVTCVVGTIGDGGRTLDALASDHGFASGAVDFLFLDHDKDAYLDDLKSILDRGWLRRGSIAVADNVRVPGAPQYRAYMREHQGATWNTVEHKTHLEYQSMVSDLVLESEYLG, from the coding sequence ATGGATCTGAAGCGACGCATACCCCTGCTGCGGTGGTCGGTGTGGCGGATGGCCACCGGGGCGCGCAACATCACCAAGACCGGCCAGATCGGTGACGGACGCGAGGCGGCGGCTGTCGACTACGTGGTGAAGCACGCGCGGGCCGGTGACATCGACGACGTGCTGGCCACCATCGACAAGTTCGCGTACGAGAAGTCGATGCTGATCAACGTCGGCGACGAGAAGGGCCGGCTCCTCGACGCCGCGGTGCGGCGCGCCGATCCGTCGCTCGCGCTGGAGCTCGGAACCTACGTCGGTTACGGCGCCCTGCGGATTGCGCGGGCCGCTCCGAATGCCAAGGTGTTCTCCGTCGAGCTCGCCGAGGCGAACGCCGTCAATGCCCGGCGGATCTGGAGTCATGCGGGTGTGGCCGACCGCGTGACGTGTGTGGTCGGCACCATCGGCGACGGCGGCCGCACCTTGGACGCGTTGGCAAGTGATCACGGATTCGCCTCTGGCGCAGTCGATTTCCTTTTTCTGGATCACGACAAAGACGCCTATCTGGACGATTTGAAGAGCATCTTGGACCGCGGGTGGCTGCGCCGGGGTTCGATCGCCGTCGCCGACAATGTCCGGGTGCCGGGCGCGCCGCAGTACCGCGCTTATATGCGCGAGCACCAGGGCGCGACGTGGAACACGGTCGAGCACAAGACGCATCTCGAGTACCAGTCGATGGTGTCCGACCTGGTGCTGGAGTCGGAGTACCTGGGCTAG
- the steA gene encoding putative cytokinetic ring protein SteA — protein MKMSALLTRNTVRPGLVGTARVDRNIDRLLRRVCPGDIVVLDILDLDRITADALVEADIAAVVNASPSVSGRYPNLGPEVLVNNGVTLIDETGPEIFKKVKDGSKIRLYEGGVYSGDRRLIRGTERTDHDIADLMREAKSGLAAHLEAFAGNTIEFIRSESPLLIDGIGIPDIDVDMRRRHVVIVSEEPSAEEDLKSLKPFIKEYQPVLVGVGQGADVLRKAGYRPQLIVGDPDQISAEVLKCGAQVVLPADADGHAAGLERIQDLGVGAMTFPAAGSATDLALLLADHHGAALLVTAGHTANIETFFDRTRSQSNPSTFLTRLRVGEKLVDAKAVATLYRNHISAGAIALLALTMLIAIIVVLWVSRTDGVVVHWLVEYWNRFTLWIQHLIS, from the coding sequence ATGAAGATGTCAGCGCTTCTAACTCGCAACACCGTCCGGCCCGGCCTGGTGGGCACCGCCCGCGTCGATCGGAACATCGACCGACTGCTGCGCAGGGTGTGCCCCGGCGACATCGTCGTCCTCGACATCCTGGACCTCGACCGCATCACCGCCGACGCTCTGGTGGAAGCTGACATCGCCGCCGTCGTCAACGCATCGCCGTCGGTTTCGGGCCGCTACCCCAATCTGGGCCCTGAGGTCCTGGTCAACAACGGGGTCACCCTCATCGACGAGACCGGGCCCGAGATCTTCAAGAAGGTCAAGGACGGATCCAAGATCCGCCTGTACGAGGGCGGCGTCTACTCCGGGGACCGCCGCCTGATCCGGGGCACCGAGCGCACCGACCACGACATCGCCGACCTGATGCGCGAGGCCAAGAGCGGGCTGGCCGCTCACCTGGAAGCGTTCGCGGGCAACACCATTGAGTTCATCCGCAGCGAAAGCCCGCTGCTGATCGACGGCATCGGCATCCCCGACATCGACGTCGACATGCGCCGCCGGCACGTGGTGATCGTCTCCGAGGAGCCCAGCGCCGAGGAGGATCTGAAATCCCTCAAGCCGTTCATCAAGGAGTATCAGCCCGTCCTCGTCGGTGTCGGCCAGGGAGCCGACGTGCTGCGCAAGGCGGGCTACCGCCCACAACTGATCGTCGGTGACCCCGACCAGATCAGCGCCGAGGTCCTCAAGTGCGGCGCACAGGTCGTGCTGCCCGCCGACGCCGACGGCCACGCCGCCGGTCTGGAACGGATCCAGGACCTCGGCGTGGGGGCCATGACTTTCCCGGCCGCCGGCTCCGCCACCGACCTGGCACTGTTGCTGGCCGATCATCACGGCGCCGCGCTGCTGGTCACCGCGGGCCACACCGCCAACATCGAGACGTTCTTCGACCGGACGCGTTCGCAGAGCAACCCGTCCACGTTCCTCACCCGGCTGCGGGTGGGGGAGAAGCTGGTGGACGCCAAGGCGGTTGCCACCCTGTACCGCAACCACATCTCCGCCGGTGCCATCGCGCTGCTCGCGCTGACCATGCTGATCGCGATCATCGTCGTGCTGTGGGTGTCCCGCACCGACGGCGTGGTAGTGCACTGGCTCGTCGAGTACTGGAACCGCTTCACCCTCTGGATCCAGCACCTGATCTCCTAG